GAGGTCGAGTCGGTACGAGGCGCCGCCGAGCAACCGGGCGAGGTCCTTGGCGGTCGACGAGTACTTGTGCAGCGGATAGGTCTCGTCCACACCCACGCCGCCGTGCAGGTGGTGCAGCACCCGCATGGCCGGCGGCAGTTCGGCGGCGATCCAGTAGGCGGTGATGTCGAGATCGTCCGCGGCGTCGAGACCTTCGGCCAGGCGCCAGACCGACGACAGCGCCGCGACGTGCAGGGTGCGGGCGGTGACGTAGACGTCGGCGATCTGCTGTGCGACGGCCTGGAAGGTCGCGAGCGGCTTGCCGAACTGGTGCCGCTCGCTGACGTGCTTCGCCGTGAGTTCGGTTGCCCCGGAGAGCAGTCCGTCGGCGAAGGCCGCCACGGCGGCGAGCGCGATCCGGTGGAGCATCGCCACAGCGTCGGTGCCGGATTCGGCGAGCAGGACACCCACGGGGCCGTCGGCGCGCACCGAGAACTCGGGAGAGCCGGTCGAGGTGGGGCTCGAACGCAGGGTCATGCCCACGGCGTCGGGAGCCACCGCGACCACGCCTGCGTCGGTGGGCAGCAGCACCACGCGTGCCCGATCGGCGTAGGGCACGGCGACGAACGAACCGGTGACCGCGTGGCCCCCGTCGGTGGCGACCGCCGTGGCGGCCGGTTGCTCCGGGAAGGCGCGCCCCGGTTCGCCGAGCGCGGCCGTGAGCACGGCTCCTTCGGCGACGCCGGCGAGCAGGTCGTCCTGTTGCTGTTCGGAGGCGAGCGCGAGGATCGGCAGCACGCCCAGGCCGAGGGTGGCCAGGGCCGGGGTCTGCGCGGCTCCGCGTCCGATCTCGGTGAGCACGGTGGCGACCTCGCCGAGCCCGAGGCCCGACCCGCCGAGACGCTCCGGCAGAGCGAGCGAGAGCAGGTCGGCGTCGGCCAGCGCGGCCCACAACGCGTCGTCGGTGAGGCCGCGTTTCAGGAGACCGGCCGCCACACCGGCGATTTCCTCCTGTGTCTCGTCACGTGCGAAGTCCACGGTCACCCACCTTCGAATAGAACGTGTTCCAGTTGTAGCACTCCCCGGCGCCCTGCGGAAGGACCGCTCAATCGCGCGGCAGGCCCAGGAGTCGCTCGGCCGCCATGGTGAGCAGGATCTGCTCGGTTCCGCCGGCGATCGTCAGGCACCGGGTGTTGAGGAACTCCCGGGTGAGCGGACCTTCCACCCAGCCGGCCTCGCCCGCGAGATCCATGGCGAGCTCGGCGGTGTCCTGCCGCTGCCGCACACCGATGAGCTTGCGGACGCTGGACGCGGCGCCCGGATCCTGCCCTTCGAGCTGCGCGAGGGTCGCCCGCAGATCGAGGAGCGAACCGACCGTCGCCTCCCCGATCTGCGTCGCGATGCGGTCCTCGGCGACGGGATCGCCGGGGGTCGACAGTTCGAGCAGTTCCTCGATGCGCGGCCCCAGCGACGATTTGCCCCCCATTGCGACGCGTTCGTTGGCGAGGGTCGTGCGGGCCAGCTTCCAGCCGTCGCCGAGATTGCCCACCACGCAGTCGTCCGGCACGAAGACCGAATCGAGGAAGACCTCGTTGAACAACGCGTCGCCGGTGATCTCGCGCAGCGGCGAGATCGTGATGCCCGCCGACTTCATGTCGACGAGGAAGTAGGTGATGCCCTTGTGCTTGGGGACGTCGCGGTCGGTGCGGGCGAGACAGATCGCCCAGTCCGCCTGCTGTGCGAGCGAGGTCCACACCTTCTGTCCGCGCAGCACCCATCCGCCGTCGGCCTTCTCGGCACTCGTGCGCAGCGACGCGAGGTCCGAGCCGGCGCCGGGTTCGGAGAACAGCTGACACCAGACCACGTCGCCGCGCAGGGTGGGCATCACGAAACGCTCGATCTGCCCGAGTGTTCCGTGTGCGAGGACGGTCGGAATCGCCCACCAGCCGATCACGAGGTCGGGACGTTCGATGCCGGCGGCGGCGAGCTCCTCCTGAACGACGAGCTGTTCGGCGGCGCCGGCTCCGCGACCGTAGGGCGGCGGCCAGTGCGGCGCGAGCAGGCCCGACTCGGCGAGGGCGACACGGCGCTCGGATTCGGGTGCGGCGGCGATCTTCTCGACCTCCGCACGGATCCGCGCGCGTTTCTCCTCGTGATCGGACAGGTCGATACCGAGATGACGGCGCGCGCCGTCGCGGACCAGGGTCGTCAGCCGCGAGCGCCACGCGGTGGAACCGCCGAGCACCTGGCGGGTGGCGACCGCACGGCGGAGATAGAAGTGTGCGTCGTGTTCCCATGTGAACCCGATGCCGCCGAGCACCTGGATCGCGTCCTTGGCAGTCTGCACCGCGGCATCGAGTGCGATCGCTGCGGCGGCCGCCGCCGCGATCGGCAGTTCGTCGGGCTGCGCGTCGACGGTGACCGCCGCATCCCAGGCCACGGCCCGGATCTTCTCGGTGCGGCAGAGCATTTCGGCGCAGATGTGTTTGACGGCCTGGAACGAACCGATCGGTTTTCCGAACTGTTCGCGGATCTTCGCGTACTCGACGGCGGTGGTCAGCGCCCAGCCGGCGAGACCGGCCAGCTCCGCGGCGGCGAGGCCGGCGGTCAGGTCGCGCACGAAGCCGGCCGGGACGGTCGCGACCCGATCGACCGGGACCGTCGCGTCGTCGAGGCGGACGCGGGCCACCGCGCGGGAGGCGTCGATGGTCTCGAGCGGTTCGATGTGCAGACCCGGATCATCGGCCTCGACGAGCGCCCAGCTCTCGACGGCCGGATCACCTTCACCCGCGACACGGACGAGCACGGCGACCCCGGCTTCGGCACCCACGGCCGGTCCGGCCTCACCGCGCAGCAGGACTCCGTCACCCGCCGGCTCCGCGGTCACGGCCGAGTCGAGAGCGAGCGCGGTGGGGACCTCACCCTCGGCGAGCCGTTCCGTCGTCTTGGCGACGGTCTCACCGGCACGGCCGAACACGAGGGCGGCCACGACGGTGGTCAGGATCGGGCCCGGTGCGAGTTCGTAGGCGGCCTGCTCGAGCATGACGGCCAGGTCCACGGTGGTCGCGCCGAGGCCGCCCGCCTCCTCCGGGACGGCGACGCCGAAGACTCCGAGTTCTGCGAGGGAGGACCAGCCGTCGCGCCACGTCGCGTCGCTTGCGCGACGTATCGTCGACATGGCGTCTACGGCACGTGACCAGGCCTGGACAGATGCCTGAACGGCCCGCTGCTCCTCGGTCGTGGCGATACTCACAGCGGTTTCCGCCCTTCCGAATGACATCATTGCTAGAACGTGTTCTAATATGGCACCGATTCAGAGTCAAGGCGTGAGGAAACGAATCTATGGCCACCCCGTCCCGCTCCCGTGCCAACGGACACGGAACTCTGACCGCCCTCACCGAGGACGATCTCAGTTCCAATGCCCAGAAGGAACGGCGCAAGCGGATTCTCGACGCCACCCTGGCGCTCGCGTCGAAGGGTGGTTACGAGGCCGTGCAGATGCGGGCGGTGGCAGAACGCGCGGACGTCGCGGTCGGCACCCTCTACCGATACTTCCCGTCCAAGGTCCACCTGCTGGTCTCCGCCCTCGGCCGTGAATTCGCCCGCATCGAAGGCAAGGGCCGGATCCCACCCGGCCACAGCCCCCTCGAGCGCATGCACCTCATCCTGGGCCTGATCACCAAGGCCATGCAGCGCGATCCCCTGCTCACCGAGGCCATGACACGGGCGTTCATGTTCGCCGACGCTTCCGCCGCCGCCGAGGTCGACCAGGTGGGCACCCTCATGGACCGACTGTTCGCACGGGCCATGAACGACGGCGAGCCCACCGAGGAAGAACTCGCCATCGCACGCGTCATCAGCGACGTGTGGCTGTCGAATCTCGTCGCCTGGCTCACGCGCCGTTCGTCGGCCACCGATGTCGCCCGCCGGCTCGAACTGACGGTGGAGCTGCTGCTCGGCGACGGCTCGCGCGTGCCGAAGACGGTCGCGTCGGAAGCCTGACGGCGCTCGCGTCCGAAGCCCCGCGGCGCTCGCGTCCGAAGCCCCGCGGCGCTCGCGCCGGAAGCCCGACGTCCGATCCGCCGCTTCCTGTAACCGGAAACACGTGGTCGCGATACCCACCGGGTCGGATTCGTGCCCCACTCTGACCTAACGTGGAGCAGGTGAGTGCCCACGATCTTCCGATTGACCTTCGACGTGCTCTGGTGGCTGTCGCGCGGACGCCCCGCCTGCTCGTGGCGACCGACTACGACGGCACCATCTCCCCCATCGTGAGCGATCCCGAGAAGGCCTACCCGCACGACGATGCGGTGCGGGCGCTGCGGGGCCTCGCCGCTCTGCCGTCGACGGCCGCTGCCGTCATCTCGGGACGCGCTCTCAAGGATCTCGCCGCCCTGTCGCGCCTGCCGGTCGAGGTCAAACTCGTCGGCAGCCACGGCTCCGAGTTCGACATCGGATTCGTCCACGAGATCGATCCCGACGCGAGGGACCTCCTCGCCACGATCGTCGAGGGACTGCACTCGGTGGCATCCCGGTTCGACGGCGTGCAGGTGGAGGCCAAGCCCGCGAGCGCCGCGCTGCACGTGCGCAACGCCTCTCCCGCCGATGCCGAGCAGGCCCTCGATCTCGTGCGCAGCGGCCTCGCGCTCCAGCCCGGTGTGCAGGTCACCGAGGGCAAGGCAGTCATCGAGTTGTCCGTGGTGCCCACCGACAAGGGCAAGGCGCTCGACGTCATCCGCCACCAGGAAGCCGCCAGCGCGGCGGTCTTCTTCGGCGACGACGTGACCGACGAGAAGGCCTTCCGTTCGCTGCAGGGCCCGGACGTCGGGGTGAAGATCGGCGACGGCGACACCGCCGCCGAGT
This window of the Rhodococcus pyridinivorans genome carries:
- a CDS encoding acyl-CoA dehydrogenase family protein, whose protein sequence is MDFARDETQEEIAGVAAGLLKRGLTDDALWAALADADLLSLALPERLGGSGLGLGEVATVLTEIGRGAAQTPALATLGLGVLPILALASEQQQDDLLAGVAEGAVLTAALGEPGRAFPEQPAATAVATDGGHAVTGSFVAVPYADRARVVLLPTDAGVVAVAPDAVGMTLRSSPTSTGSPEFSVRADGPVGVLLAESGTDAVAMLHRIALAAVAAFADGLLSGATELTAKHVSERHQFGKPLATFQAVAQQIADVYVTARTLHVAALSSVWRLAEGLDAADDLDITAYWIAAELPPAMRVLHHLHGGVGVDETYPLHKYSSTAKDLARLLGGASYRLDLVGARCSSI
- a CDS encoding acyl-CoA dehydrogenase, whose translation is MSIATTEEQRAVQASVQAWSRAVDAMSTIRRASDATWRDGWSSLAELGVFGVAVPEEAGGLGATTVDLAVMLEQAAYELAPGPILTTVVAALVFGRAGETVAKTTERLAEGEVPTALALDSAVTAEPAGDGVLLRGEAGPAVGAEAGVAVLVRVAGEGDPAVESWALVEADDPGLHIEPLETIDASRAVARVRLDDATVPVDRVATVPAGFVRDLTAGLAAAELAGLAGWALTTAVEYAKIREQFGKPIGSFQAVKHICAEMLCRTEKIRAVAWDAAVTVDAQPDELPIAAAAAAAIALDAAVQTAKDAIQVLGGIGFTWEHDAHFYLRRAVATRQVLGGSTAWRSRLTTLVRDGARRHLGIDLSDHEEKRARIRAEVEKIAAAPESERRVALAESGLLAPHWPPPYGRGAGAAEQLVVQEELAAAGIERPDLVIGWWAIPTVLAHGTLGQIERFVMPTLRGDVVWCQLFSEPGAGSDLASLRTSAEKADGGWVLRGQKVWTSLAQQADWAICLARTDRDVPKHKGITYFLVDMKSAGITISPLREITGDALFNEVFLDSVFVPDDCVVGNLGDGWKLARTTLANERVAMGGKSSLGPRIEELLELSTPGDPVAEDRIATQIGEATVGSLLDLRATLAQLEGQDPGAASSVRKLIGVRQRQDTAELAMDLAGEAGWVEGPLTREFLNTRCLTIAGGTEQILLTMAAERLLGLPRD
- the kstR gene encoding cholesterol catabolism transcriptional regulator KstR, producing the protein MATPSRSRANGHGTLTALTEDDLSSNAQKERRKRILDATLALASKGGYEAVQMRAVAERADVAVGTLYRYFPSKVHLLVSALGREFARIEGKGRIPPGHSPLERMHLILGLITKAMQRDPLLTEAMTRAFMFADASAAAEVDQVGTLMDRLFARAMNDGEPTEEELAIARVISDVWLSNLVAWLTRRSSATDVARRLELTVELLLGDGSRVPKTVASEA